A single window of Roseofilum reptotaenium CS-1145 DNA harbors:
- the ctpA gene encoding carboxyl-terminal processing protease CtpA yields MVKRIFWVACFLVLYVAIALGVWISPAYALTQEQKLYNEVWRIVNRSYLDETFNHQNWWFVRQKALKKPLRSREETYMAIDQMLKSLGDPFTRFLPPQSYRSLQVTTSGELSGVGLQIALDAQTGLLTVIAPIAGSPAETAGLQPRDRIMAIDGIPTRELTIEEAANRMRGPTGTVVTLTIERDRTEQHRVEITRDHITLNPVISDLRSLESDSGSVPIGYLRLTQFNAYASQELSQAIARLEEQGAAAYILDLRNNPGGLLTAGIEIARQWIDRGTIVYVVNRQGVLESFEATGAALTNDPLVVLVNHGTASASEILAGALQDNDRAQLLGERTFGKGLIQSLFDLSDGSGLAVTIAKYETPDHHDINQLGIEPDRVVPAQAISRNQIATASDSQYQAALEVLAQQTQSSTLN; encoded by the coding sequence ATGGTAAAGCGAATTTTTTGGGTGGCGTGTTTTTTGGTGTTGTATGTGGCGATCGCCCTTGGGGTTTGGATCTCTCCAGCCTATGCTCTGACACAAGAACAGAAGCTCTACAACGAGGTGTGGCGCATTGTGAATCGGTCCTATTTAGATGAGACCTTTAATCATCAAAATTGGTGGTTTGTGCGCCAGAAAGCCCTAAAAAAGCCGCTCAGGAGTCGTGAAGAGACCTATATGGCCATTGACCAAATGCTGAAGAGTTTGGGCGATCCTTTTACCCGATTTTTACCCCCTCAGTCCTATCGCAGCTTGCAGGTGACAACTTCAGGAGAATTGAGTGGGGTGGGGTTGCAGATTGCTTTAGATGCTCAAACCGGTCTGCTGACGGTGATTGCACCGATCGCCGGATCGCCAGCAGAAACCGCAGGACTTCAACCACGCGATCGCATTATGGCTATTGATGGTATTCCGACTCGCGAGTTAACCATTGAAGAGGCAGCTAACCGGATGCGGGGACCGACTGGAACAGTAGTCACCTTAACCATTGAACGAGACCGCACAGAACAGCACAGGGTGGAGATTACCCGCGATCATATTACGCTCAATCCTGTGATTTCGGATCTGCGATCGCTTGAATCTGACTCTGGCTCGGTTCCGATTGGCTATCTGCGGTTAACCCAATTTAATGCCTATGCCTCCCAAGAACTGAGCCAGGCGATCGCCCGTTTAGAAGAGCAAGGAGCCGCAGCATATATCCTCGATTTACGCAATAACCCAGGCGGATTATTAACCGCTGGCATTGAAATTGCTCGTCAATGGATTGATCGGGGTACGATTGTTTATGTGGTCAACCGTCAAGGGGTTTTGGAGAGCTTTGAGGCGACTGGAGCAGCACTAACCAACGATCCGCTGGTGGTTTTGGTCAATCATGGAACCGCCAGTGCTAGTGAAATTCTAGCGGGGGCACTCCAGGATAACGATCGCGCTCAATTACTGGGAGAAAGGACGTTTGGTAAGGGATTAATTCAATCCCTATTTGATTTATCGGATGGCTCTGGGCTAGCCGTAACCATTGCCAAGTATGAAACCCCCGATCATCATGATATTAATCAGTTAGGCATTGAACCCGATCGAGTCGTTCCTGCCCAGGCGATCTCCCGTAATCAAATCGCCACCGCTTCTGACTCCCAATATCAAGCTGCGCTAGAAGTGCTAGCCCAACAAACCCAAAGTTCAACTCTAAACTAG
- the petD gene encoding cytochrome b6-f complex subunit IV, with the protein MSIQKPPALSDPKLREKLAQGMGHNYYGEPAWPNDLLYTFPVVIVGTLGCIVALAVLDPAFIGEPADPFATPLEILPEWYFYPVFQILRTVPNKLLGVLMMASIPLGLILVPFIENVNKFQNPFRRPVATAVFLFGTLVTLWLGIGAALPIDKSLTLGLF; encoded by the coding sequence ATGTCCATTCAAAAGCCACCGGCCTTATCCGATCCCAAACTCCGGGAAAAACTCGCCCAAGGCATGGGCCATAATTACTATGGTGAACCTGCCTGGCCCAATGACCTGTTGTATACTTTCCCAGTCGTAATTGTGGGAACCCTCGGCTGCATCGTTGCCCTAGCGGTACTCGATCCTGCCTTTATTGGCGAACCTGCCGATCCCTTTGCCACTCCCCTGGAAATTCTGCCAGAGTGGTACTTTTATCCTGTATTCCAAATTCTGAGAACAGTTCCCAATAAACTGTTGGGCGTTCTGATGATGGCTTCCATTCCCCTAGGCTTAATCCTGGTTCCTTTTATCGAAAATGTGAACAAATTCCAAAATCCTTTCCGCCGTCCCGTCGCGACTGCGGTTTTCTTGTTTGGAACCCTGGTTACTCTCTGGTTAGGTATTGGAGCGGCTTTACCCATCGATAAATCTCTGACCTTGGGATTATTCTAA
- the petB gene encoding cytochrome b6 — translation MFTKQVRESKTFQWFQERLEIQGISDDITSKYVPPHVNIFYCLGGITLVCFLIQFATGFAMTFYYKPTVAEAFTSIQYIMNEVSFGWLIRSIHRWSASMMVLMMILHIFRVYLTGGFKKPRELTWVTGVVLAVITVTFGVTGYSLPWDQVGYWAVKIVSGVPAAVPVVGDLVVELMRGGESVGQATLTRFYSLHIFVLPWSIAVFMLAHFLMIRKQGISGPL, via the coding sequence ATGTTTACCAAGCAGGTAAGAGAGTCAAAAACCTTTCAATGGTTTCAAGAACGTCTGGAGATCCAAGGCATCTCCGACGACATCACCAGTAAATACGTCCCTCCTCACGTTAATATCTTCTACTGTCTCGGTGGAATTACCCTCGTGTGCTTCCTCATCCAGTTTGCGACTGGATTCGCCATGACCTTCTACTACAAACCCACGGTAGCTGAAGCCTTCACCTCTATTCAATACATCATGAATGAAGTCAGCTTTGGATGGTTAATCCGCTCCATCCACCGTTGGTCTGCCAGTATGATGGTGCTGATGATGATTCTGCACATCTTCCGAGTGTACCTTACCGGAGGCTTCAAAAAACCCCGCGAGCTAACTTGGGTTACCGGAGTTGTTCTAGCGGTCATCACTGTAACCTTCGGAGTTACCGGGTATTCTCTGCCTTGGGATCAGGTCGGATATTGGGCCGTTAAAATTGTAAGTGGCGTTCCTGCTGCTGTTCCTGTGGTTGGAGACCTTGTCGTTGAACTAATGCGAGGCGGTGAAAGTGTAGGTCAAGCCACCTTAACCCGCTTCTATAGCCTACACATCTTCGTCCTTCCTTGGTCGATCGCCGTCTTCATGTTGGCTCACTTCTTAATGATTCGTAAGCAAGGGATCTCTGGCCCCTTGTAA